One genomic window of Trichlorobacter lovleyi includes the following:
- a CDS encoding class I SAM-dependent methyltransferase produces MSFREVTGHYERHPYPYYPLLASVRRYDTYAMNLTALWGRFNGELLPEQDGKILLSGCGAFAPYPMALANPAAEITGVDLARHNLRRARLHCLLHRRFNVTLRQGDFLDPSVTPGPYHFIEAFGVLHHLDDPAAGMQALERRLLPGGILRVMVYGRYARQEAESVRRAMRLLKVRDLAAVKRMVKRSAPGSRLRNYVDAAWEAKNDSGLADLFLHPNVTTYRIDEFMELVGRTGLKPLLFTHLDALADPQQEIIRLRELDRRRETRANIICYLGRDCKGAASPSSGSRLMLNPALREAVSLLSPAAPVPIERLGHDNPALSWGVRRFLRRFIRPRAELELSVTERQQAEEYLQRLFLVRLREGSCSH; encoded by the coding sequence ATGTCGTTTCGTGAAGTAACCGGTCACTACGAGCGCCATCCCTATCCCTATTATCCGCTTTTGGCCTCGGTGCGTCGTTACGATACCTATGCCATGAACCTGACGGCGCTCTGGGGCCGCTTTAACGGAGAGTTGCTGCCGGAACAGGACGGGAAGATCCTGCTCTCCGGCTGTGGGGCCTTTGCCCCGTATCCGATGGCGCTTGCAAACCCGGCGGCGGAGATTACCGGGGTTGATCTGGCACGGCACAATCTCAGGCGGGCACGGCTGCATTGCCTGCTGCATCGACGGTTTAACGTCACCTTACGGCAGGGTGATTTTCTCGATCCATCCGTCACTCCGGGGCCGTATCACTTTATTGAGGCGTTCGGGGTGCTGCACCACCTGGATGACCCGGCAGCCGGCATGCAAGCCTTGGAGCGGCGGCTGCTGCCCGGCGGCATCCTGCGGGTGATGGTCTATGGCCGCTATGCACGGCAGGAGGCGGAGTCGGTCCGGCGTGCCATGCGGCTCTTGAAGGTGCGGGATCTGGCTGCTGTCAAGCGGATGGTGAAAAGGTCCGCACCGGGCAGCCGGTTGCGGAACTATGTCGATGCTGCCTGGGAGGCGAAAAATGACTCCGGGCTGGCAGACCTGTTCCTGCATCCCAATGTCACCACCTACCGGATTGACGAGTTCATGGAACTGGTGGGGCGGACCGGGCTGAAGCCGCTGCTGTTTACCCATCTGGATGCGCTGGCTGACCCGCAGCAGGAGATCATCCGGCTGCGGGAGCTGGACCGCCGTCGAGAGACCCGCGCCAATATCATCTGTTACCTGGGCCGGGATTGCAAAGGTGCGGCCAGCCCGTCATCAGGTTCACGTCTGATGTTGAACCCGGCCTTGCGGGAGGCGGTCTCACTGCTCAGCCCTGCTGCGCCGGTGCCGATTGAACGGCTGGGGCATGACAATCCTGCATTGAGCTGGGGCGTGCGGCGTTTTTTGCGCCGCTTCATCAGGCCCAGGGCCGAGCTGGAGCTCTCAGTCACTGAAAGGCAGCAGGCTGAAGAGTATCTGCAGAGGCTGTTTCTGGTCAGGCTGCGGGAGGGGAGCTGCAGTCATTAA
- a CDS encoding DsrE family protein, whose amino-acid sequence MKKLVFVLASTLLLTLFALPAAIHADSTLPDDRFALKGLKQAHAIFDVRLAELDKLLFNLKLVKETWEGISSQKVKPTMIVSLRGPAVKLFTKEQAVPELKELLNDLKQKGIRIEICSVATRVFKVDNAQLLPDLLLVGNVLTSQIAWQNKGYALITLN is encoded by the coding sequence ATGAAAAAGCTGGTTTTTGTTCTTGCCTCGACGCTGCTGCTCACACTGTTTGCTTTGCCGGCCGCCATCCATGCCGACAGCACTCTACCAGACGACCGGTTTGCCCTCAAGGGATTGAAGCAGGCCCATGCCATTTTTGATGTTCGCCTGGCAGAGCTGGACAAACTGCTGTTTAACCTGAAGCTGGTCAAGGAGACCTGGGAGGGGATCAGCAGCCAGAAGGTCAAACCGACCATGATTGTCTCCCTGCGGGGACCGGCGGTTAAACTGTTTACAAAGGAGCAGGCGGTGCCGGAGTTGAAGGAACTGCTGAACGATCTGAAGCAGAAAGGGATCAGGATTGAAATCTGCAGCGTGGCCACCAGGGTTTTCAAGGTTGATAACGCACAACTGCTGCCTGACCTGCTACTTGTGGGCAACGTCCTGACATCGCAGATTGCCTGGCAGAACAAGGGCTATGCCTTGATCACCCTCAACTGA